In Comamonas koreensis, the genomic stretch GCCAGCACCTACTTGAAGAAGTTGTTCCAGGTGCTGGTCTGAACAATCGCTAGTTCCCAGCTTTGTGCATTGAAAGATTTAGAGAAGACGAGACATGGCCCGCATCGAAAACCACAAATACAGCATTGAGGAAGCCTTCAGGGAGTGCTTCTACATCGTCCCGGATTACCAGCGCGAGTACGTCTGGACGGACAAGGAAGTGCATCAGCTACTGGAGGACATCGGCGAACAGATCGATGCGGGCACAACACGGGAATACTTCATCGGCACGGTGCTGGTGTCGCCGACCGATCAGAAGAACCACTACGAGGTCATCGACGGCCAGCAACGTCTGACCACGTTCTTCCTGTTACTGTGCGCGTTGCGGAACTTCCTGCAACAGGAACCGGAAGCCCAGCACCTCAACCGGCTGATTTCCGACAGCTACACCGGTAGTACCGGGATCGTGACTCGTCTCAAGCTTGATCCCCGTTACGAAAGCGCGGCTGAGGTCATGGTTAAGGTGGTCGAGATCAATGGCGATCCCGTGGCCGTGCGCTCCGGCGTTCAGGCATCGGGGATCGCCAGCTTCGGATCGCTGGAAAACCTCATCAACGCCTACTCAACGTTGTACCGTTATCTGAAAGACAACTACGACGACGCCGCCAAGCTCAAGAAGTATTGGTTCTATCTCGCTACAAACGTCGTGTTCATCCAGATCTCCACTGACGTCAGCAGCGCGCTGAAGATTTTCGAGACCATCAACGAACGCGGCGTGGGCCTGAACCCGATGGACTTGCTGAAAAACCTGCTGTTCACGCAGGTCAAGCAAGCCCAGTTCACCCAACTCAAGGACGAGTGGAAGAAGATCACCAAGCCGCTGGAGAAGCAAAAGGAAAAGCCGCTACGCTTCCTGCGCTACTTCCTGATGGCCAACTACGCCATCAAGAACGAACGCGGGGACGCGGTAGTCCGCGAGGACGAAATCTACGACTGGTTCATCGCGAAGGACAACGCGACACTGTGCGATTACGCAGGCAAGCCCTTCGAGTTCGTGCGCAAGGTGATTCGCAACGTCGAGCACTACCTGGCCTTCGCCAATGGCCTCGGTAACGATGGAAAGCCGAGTCTGGCGATGGACAGCCTGAAGCGGCTGGCAGGCGGCGCGTTCAGTTTGCACTTCGTCCTGCTGCTTGCAGCGGCGAATTTCCCCAAGCCGCTGTTCGACCATTTCGTGGCGCAGCTGGAAAGCTTCCTCTTCTACTACATCTTCACCAAGACGCCAACCAAGGATCTGGAACGCAGCTTCTCCCAATGGGCCGACGAGCTGCGCACGATTGCAGAGACGACCGATCCGGTGAAGCAGAAGGCTCAGCTCAACGCGTTCATCGCCGAGCGCTTCGAGAAGAACATGGCGGGCAAATCACAGGAGCTGGCCGACGCCCTCAAGCGTTTCACGCTGTACTCGATGCAGCAGTACCGCACGCGCTATCTGCTGGCGCGCCTAACGCAGCACGTCGAGATGGCGTTCAGCGGGCTGAAGGTGCCGGGCAGTCTGGAGCCTTTCACCAATCTGGAAATCGAGCACATCCTGCCCAACAAGCCAGAGGACGATCTGCGCGGCAGGTGGGCGGCCGAAAACCCGGAGATGGCCTACGACGACTACAAGAACCGGCTGGGCAACCTGACCTTGCTGGAGAAGCCCATCAACATCGTTGCTGGCAATGATTTCTACAAAGGTAAGCAGATCGAATACAGCAAGAGCGGCAACTACTTGACTCGCAGTCTGGTGGCGCTAACCGACGTTGGGCAAAACACGTCCATTTCGCGAATTAACGCAAAGCTGGCGGCATTCCCCGCATGGAATGCCGCAACCATCGAAAAACGGCACGCAATGCTCATCGCCCTGGCGCAGAATGTCTGGAAAACCACCGCTATCGATGTCTGATCAAGGGCTGTGCGACGGAGCTTGTTCTGCCGCACTACTCTCTATCTCACGCATGAAATGGCATTAACAGTCTAACGCTTCCATCACTTGTCGAGTGTGATCGGAATCAGTATATTCAGGAAAAAAAGATCTCAGAAAGAACTACCTACCAAAAGGCAGGCGATCTAAAGAGACCCAAGTGAATTGGTCTTATGCTGGCTTTATTTCAACCAAGGAACTGAGCACAGCACGCCATGCGTGACCGTCTACGCTGCGGACCATCCAGCCCCCAGAATCCAAGAACGTAGCTTTCGCCCCATAGCCAGATGCCCACGGCGGACTCAACTCTCGTCCAACCAACAACATTGAAACCGGCTGATCGTTCAACGCACAGAGCGAAGCAGGCTTTACCTCCACACCAACTAACCACACCCAACACGGCGGTATCTGCCGCAGTTCATGCTGACGCTCCAAACGGGCAATCGCGCCACCACCAGATCCAATGGTATTTGCGACCTTGTGAATGAGTTCCTGACCTGGTCCGAATTGCACATCAATTTCGAATGTTGGCAAAATCTCTCGCAACGCAGAAGCCACATTTGCAGGATCACCTGTTGGAACAGGCGACTTCTGCATACGCGTCAGCGACACAGGACGCTGCCCCAAAACAGAGGCGCAGCAACGCACGCACCATCCGGCACCTTCCGGGTCATCTTCAACGGCCCACGGATACGCGGCTGATCCCATATCTAGTCGCGCCCAGCTTCTGCGTCCCGATCGGGATCGTGTCTGGTAATCCCACATGCTGTCGAAGCACAGGCCACGCATGTAGTGGTGCTGCACGCCTCCAGTGTGCGCACGATCATCCATGGCTGACCTCCCGCTGGCGCATTCTTGGCTGAACGTCTGCCGTGACGTGTTCGTTGCTCGATGGATAAAACTCCTGGACGATCTCAGCAGCTTCCGCACTCAACTCCTCGAACAGTCCCAAGGCATAGCCCGTTCTTGCCGCTTGCTCTAATGCACCCTGATCGTGACCAGTCTTGCAGTCATGCGCTGCTGCATCTATGGCTTGGCCGATGGCTACGTCCAATGCCATGCCATCCCGAACACCAAGATCCACGTAGTAGATTGGTGTCCTGCGTGACATGGTGGTGGATTTGGCGCGCAGGCGAATTTCCAGAGGAAGATACGCAAGCAAACCGCCACTCACCGCCTGAAGATACTGCATGCGTGTCAGCAAGGTACGCATAGAGTTTATGCCTGTCGTTCTCAGCACAAAGGTGCTCAGTGCATCCGCCTGACATTCCGGATGATCAATGCGGACATGGAAGCGTCCGAAGGGTTTGCAGCCCCCATCGATGGCCAATGCGCATAGATCCGGACCTTCACACGGCATGGATTCAATGCCTTTGGCTGTCATGCGCTTGCATGTCTGCCCATCGCCCACGCAGATGGGCCGTGCCGTGGCACGATCAAACAACGTGTAGTTGGCACGCAGGTTCAATGCGGGATCATTGAACAAGACCCTCACCGGAATGCTGCGCAATTTGGTTCGCGCCGATGTCGTGTTCGACGGAGCATGTTCATGCACGCTTGCGAGCGCGTCCTCCGAATTACTCGATTCGACAGTCTGGGTTTTCTTGGCATCGGTTGCTCGCTTCGCCAGCTTGGAGCGAAGCGTGGCGGGCGCTTGTGCCGGTGCAGAAAACTCTTCAGGCAAATGCGGAAGCTCTTTGACTTCAACCCCATTGACCATCAACTGCCGATCTTCCAATTCCCTGCGCAGAATGCCATCCATGGGATGGAGCATCCAGCCATTGCGGCTTTGCACCTGGGTCGTGATGGTGAACTCGTCATCCTTTTCAGGAAGACGCTTGCCATTGCGCTCCACGACCCGGCCAATCGAAATTCGGCCCACCACGGGCGGGGTCATCATCAGACCTTTGATCATGTGTTTCTCCATTCATAAAAGCAAAAGACCCGTCTGCCTTGTCTGGCGGACGGGTCCTATGCGTTGGGTTGGTAAATTGCTTGGTTGTGTGTAGTGTTCAGTTCTCTGCGTGAAGCAGAAACCGCCGGGAACCTGATTTGGTGCCCATGTATGCCTTGGCAATCTCCGGTTGCTCTTGCTGCAACAGCGCTGCATTGAAGACCTTGCTGTCCTTGCTTCGCTTCCAGCTGACTGTCCCTCCTGCAAATCTGGCAAAGCTGGCTGCACCCATGCGTTGCTGGATCTGGTGCTTGAGCAAGGCTTCTTGAGATTCCCAATCGCTCATGAGTTGGCGAACCTGTAGGAGTTGGGCAAAGGCGCCAGACGCCGCCTCGTCCTCCGACAAATCGATGTCCTCCCCTGTGTCTTGCGGATACAGGCATCGAAGTGCAGCTGAAGCACTTTCCGACGCATCGACGGGAGGCTCTTTCTCCGCCTTGACCAGCTCCCAGAATTGCTCCTCCAAAGCAATCAATTGGGCGATCATGGTCTCGTCGCGTTCGATCCGATGCACTTGCAGTTCCTGTCCGCAGATGAGCACGGCAACGTCAGCGGCCTGCTTGCCGGTGACCGCCAGTTGATGCATGACCTGCAGTTGGATGTACTCAGGCACGCCGTCCTTCCAGAACTTGGCGCCGTTGATGCCTGCGGTCTTGCATTCCAGGATCTGGACATCTGGAGCCCCGACCACTTCCCGGTCGATGTTGGCCAGCATCCATGGGATCTGGGGATGGCCCAGCACCGCATTCACGCGACGCACACGGTTGCCGGTGCGTTTGGTGTAGTGCGCTGCCACAATGGGTTCCAGCAAAGTGCCCCAATACATGGGACTGGTTTCGTCATTGGGATCCACCGCAGGCAGGAGATCTCCCTTGCCGGTTTTGTGCATCCATAGCTCCAGTTGGGACTGGTAGGGATTCAGTCCCACAGCGGCCGCTGCATCCGAGCTGCCGATTCCCTTGCGACGAACATCCAGCCAGGTCTCACGCGGCATGTTCTTGGTGGACACCAATCGCAGAGCGGGACGGGTGTTGGTTGACCTCTCTGCAGTGACTTGCACTGCCGGTGTTAAAACGGTAACGGGCATAGTGCCTCCTGAAGATTCCAGCCCCACAAAGCACAAAGCCCTCACCGCACTGGCGAGGGCTTTGCCTTATAGAGAGATGGTTGGGTTGGTTGAGAATGAACGAGTGGTGATGGATTGCATTCGAACGGTCAGACGACCAATGGCTACGCGACCAGTTGCAATGCGTGCTCCAAGGCACGCTGCTTGAATGCAGCCCCTTGGCCGAACCAAGCGCTGTCCAAGCGGTTGTCCTGGCTGCGTGCTTGTTTCTCGTGGTCTACGAACTCGG encodes the following:
- a CDS encoding DUF262 domain-containing protein, which codes for MARIENHKYSIEEAFRECFYIVPDYQREYVWTDKEVHQLLEDIGEQIDAGTTREYFIGTVLVSPTDQKNHYEVIDGQQRLTTFFLLLCALRNFLQQEPEAQHLNRLISDSYTGSTGIVTRLKLDPRYESAAEVMVKVVEINGDPVAVRSGVQASGIASFGSLENLINAYSTLYRYLKDNYDDAAKLKKYWFYLATNVVFIQISTDVSSALKIFETINERGVGLNPMDLLKNLLFTQVKQAQFTQLKDEWKKITKPLEKQKEKPLRFLRYFLMANYAIKNERGDAVVREDEIYDWFIAKDNATLCDYAGKPFEFVRKVIRNVEHYLAFANGLGNDGKPSLAMDSLKRLAGGAFSLHFVLLLAAANFPKPLFDHFVAQLESFLFYYIFTKTPTKDLERSFSQWADELRTIAETTDPVKQKAQLNAFIAERFEKNMAGKSQELADALKRFTLYSMQQYRTRYLLARLTQHVEMAFSGLKVPGSLEPFTNLEIEHILPNKPEDDLRGRWAAENPEMAYDDYKNRLGNLTLLEKPINIVAGNDFYKGKQIEYSKSGNYLTRSLVALTDVGQNTSISRINAKLAAFPAWNAATIEKRHAMLIALAQNVWKTTAIDV
- a CDS encoding phage capsid protein → MIKGLMMTPPVVGRISIGRVVERNGKRLPEKDDEFTITTQVQSRNGWMLHPMDGILRRELEDRQLMVNGVEVKELPHLPEEFSAPAQAPATLRSKLAKRATDAKKTQTVESSNSEDALASVHEHAPSNTTSARTKLRSIPVRVLFNDPALNLRANYTLFDRATARPICVGDGQTCKRMTAKGIESMPCEGPDLCALAIDGGCKPFGRFHVRIDHPECQADALSTFVLRTTGINSMRTLLTRMQYLQAVSGGLLAYLPLEIRLRAKSTTMSRRTPIYYVDLGVRDGMALDVAIGQAIDAAAHDCKTGHDQGALEQAARTGYALGLFEELSAEAAEIVQEFYPSSNEHVTADVQPRMRQREVSHG
- a CDS encoding YqaJ viral recombinase family protein, with the protein product MPVTVLTPAVQVTAERSTNTRPALRLVSTKNMPRETWLDVRRKGIGSSDAAAAVGLNPYQSQLELWMHKTGKGDLLPAVDPNDETSPMYWGTLLEPIVAAHYTKRTGNRVRRVNAVLGHPQIPWMLANIDREVVGAPDVQILECKTAGINGAKFWKDGVPEYIQLQVMHQLAVTGKQAADVAVLICGQELQVHRIERDETMIAQLIALEEQFWELVKAEKEPPVDASESASAALRCLYPQDTGEDIDLSEDEAASGAFAQLLQVRQLMSDWESQEALLKHQIQQRMGAASFARFAGGTVSWKRSKDSKVFNAALLQQEQPEIAKAYMGTKSGSRRFLLHAEN